Sequence from the Gemmatimonas sp. genome:
CGGCGGGCAGTTGGAGCTGGTCTCTCCTGAAGGCGCGGGGGCGGTCTTCCGCGTCTCGCTGCCGACTGGCACCGCGTCGTGAGCGCGGCGCCGTTCCGACCCATCGATCCAGCGTCGCCGATTCGCGTGCTCATCGCGGAGGACGAGCCGAATCTCGGGATGATCCTCGAGCAGTTCATGGCGGCGCGCGGCTTCGCGGTGACGATCGTGCGCGACGGACGTGCGGCGCTCGAGACGCTGCGCGCCGAAAGCTTTGACGTGGCGCTGCTGGACGTCGTGATGCCCGAGGTCGACGGATTGGAAGTGCTGCGGCAGATCCGCGAGGAGCCGATGCCCCCGGAGGTCATCGTCATCACCGGCAACGGCACGATCGAGACGGCGATCGCCGCGTTGAAGCTGGGCGCGTACGACTTCCTGTCGAAGCCGTATCGCATGGCCGAGATCGAGGTGCTCGTGAAGCGCGCCTGGGAGAAGCGCATGCTCGCGCGCGACAACTTCCATCTGCAGTCGCGCCTCCGTCGAACCACGGCCGATCCGCAGTTCCTCACGCAGTACGCCCCATTGCGCGCGGTTCTGTCGCTCATCGATCGCGTAGCGCCGAGCGCGTCGACGGTGCTGATCTCCGGCGAGTCGGGTACCGGCAAGGATCTTGTGGCGCGCCTGCTGCACGCCCGGAGCGATCGCCCTGACGGACCGTTCGTGGATCTCAACTGTGCCGCCCTCGCGGAAGCGCTGCTCGAGACGGAACTGTTCGGCGTGGAGCGGGGGGCCTTTCCCGGGGCCGATCAACGGAAGATCGGGCTGGTCGAACTCGCCGCTGGGGGCACGCTGTATCTCGACAACGTGGGGGAGCTGGATCTCAAGCTGCAGGCGAAGCTCCTGCGCGCGTTGGAGACGGGCAGCTTTTATCGCGTCGGCGGCACGCAGAAGGTGCAGGTGAACGTGCGCGTGATCGCCTCGAGCACGCGCGACCTTTCGCGCATGGTGCAAGCCGGCACGTTCCGCGACGACTTCTTGCACCGAATCAACACCATCCGAATTGCGCTACCGCCGCTTCGCGATCGGGTGGTCGACATCCCGCTGCTGGCCGCGCATTTCCTGGCGTATTTCGGCGAACAGTTCGGCCAGCGCACGCTACGGTTCAGCACCGATGCGACGTCGGTGCTCGAGCGGTATCGGTGGCCTGGGAACGTGCGCGAACTGCGCAACGTCATGGAGCGCGCGGCGCTCCTGGCTACCGACGGCTTTGTGAGTGCGCTCGATCTGCCGCTGGGCGTGGAGGTCGGCGGCGCGGCGCGACCGACGCCAGTCGTTGCCATGGAGCCGGTGCGCGAATCACGGCGCGACGAGGCACGTGACGCTGGAGCCCCGGTCGTGGAGCCGGTCTCGCCGGACGGGCTGACACTCGAGCAACTCGAACGACGGCACATCGCCGGCGTCCTCGACCAGACGCACTGGCATCAGGGACGGGCGGCCGACATGCTGGGGATCTCGCCAAAAACGCTGTATCGCAAGATTCGCGAGTATGGCTTCAAACGCCCCGCGGGCGGAGCACGCACATGAAGATTCTCGTGATCGAGGACGATCCCACCGTCGGTGAGTTCGTGCGACGTGGACTCGAAGAGCAGCGGTGGCAGGCGGACCTGGTGAACAACGGGCTCGAAGGCGAGCGCATGGCCGTATCACAGCCGTACGATCTCGTCATTCTCGACATGCGGTTGCCCGGTCGCAACGGGCTCGATGTCCTCCGCACGCTTCGTTCGCGCGGCTTCGAGCGGCCGGTGCTCGTGCTCACCGCGCAGGATGCGGTCGACGCCAAGGTCGAGACGCTGCGGGCCGGTGCCGACGACTATGTCACCAAGCCGTTCGCTTTCGAGGAACTGCTCGCCCGCGTCGAGGCCCTGCTGCGCCGGCCGCGCGCCATGGCCTCG
This genomic interval carries:
- a CDS encoding sigma-54 dependent transcriptional regulator, with product MSAAPFRPIDPASPIRVLIAEDEPNLGMILEQFMAARGFAVTIVRDGRAALETLRAESFDVALLDVVMPEVDGLEVLRQIREEPMPPEVIVITGNGTIETAIAALKLGAYDFLSKPYRMAEIEVLVKRAWEKRMLARDNFHLQSRLRRTTADPQFLTQYAPLRAVLSLIDRVAPSASTVLISGESGTGKDLVARLLHARSDRPDGPFVDLNCAALAEALLETELFGVERGAFPGADQRKIGLVELAAGGTLYLDNVGELDLKLQAKLLRALETGSFYRVGGTQKVQVNVRVIASSTRDLSRMVQAGTFRDDFLHRINTIRIALPPLRDRVVDIPLLAAHFLAYFGEQFGQRTLRFSTDATSVLERYRWPGNVRELRNVMERAALLATDGFVSALDLPLGVEVGGAARPTPVVAMEPVRESRRDEARDAGAPVVEPVSPDGLTLEQLERRHIAGVLDQTHWHQGRAADMLGISPKTLYRKIREYGFKRPAGGART
- a CDS encoding response regulator transcription factor codes for the protein MKILVIEDDPTVGEFVRRGLEEQRWQADLVNNGLEGERMAVSQPYDLVILDMRLPGRNGLDVLRTLRSRGFERPVLVLTAQDAVDAKVETLRAGADDYVTKPFAFEELLARVEALLRRPRAMASPLLRVGDLELDQGTRDVRRGDEAIELTPKEFAVLEYLMRHAGRVMSRTLITEYAWGYHFDPGTNIVDVVINHLRKKIDAKFEKKLITTVRGVGYMIRG